In a single window of the Cumulibacter soli genome:
- a CDS encoding amidase yields MTNEIYTMTTAAAALKDGAVSATELAEAAIAAATAKDEDLGIYMRRFDAQLLETAAKADAQFAAGGQTPPMLGLPLGIKDIISTSEGETTAQSLVLDRGWGERQGDAEVVRRLRDHGALITGKTTTMEFATGIPDPSKPFPVPRNPWNSEHWTGGSSSGTGNGVVAGAMLGGLGTDTGGSIRLPAAYCGISGLKATFGRVPKSGCVPLGYSLDHIGPMAASAADCALMLNALAGANQSDPTTQDVPVVDYLDALSGDVGGLRIGIDPLLATNPDRESAVDEALAAAVALFQAAGARVEETRLPLYAEVAAACRITSRCEALSYHLPDLQSRWGDYFNSTRTGVASGAFFTGADYVQAQRVRRHARKLAADELWSNYDLILTPTTSSSAPALADLLDGGWQFSTTHTGYWNALGNPALSVPMGFDSKDLPLSLQIVGRPFDEATVLRAGDTYQRGTAWHLARPAA; encoded by the coding sequence ATGACCAATGAGATCTACACGATGACCACCGCGGCGGCTGCCCTCAAAGACGGAGCGGTGAGCGCGACCGAACTCGCCGAGGCAGCGATCGCAGCGGCCACCGCGAAGGACGAGGACCTCGGCATCTACATGCGGCGCTTCGATGCCCAACTCCTCGAAACCGCAGCCAAGGCGGACGCCCAGTTCGCGGCCGGCGGCCAGACACCGCCGATGCTCGGTCTACCGCTGGGCATCAAGGACATCATCTCCACCAGCGAAGGCGAGACAACGGCCCAGTCGTTGGTCCTCGATCGTGGATGGGGGGAGCGGCAGGGGGACGCCGAGGTCGTCCGTCGACTACGCGATCACGGCGCGCTGATCACCGGGAAGACCACCACGATGGAGTTCGCCACCGGAATCCCCGACCCGTCCAAACCTTTCCCCGTGCCGCGCAACCCGTGGAACTCGGAGCACTGGACCGGCGGCTCGTCCTCGGGCACCGGCAACGGCGTCGTCGCCGGTGCCATGCTCGGCGGACTGGGCACCGACACCGGCGGCTCGATCCGGCTACCTGCGGCGTACTGCGGTATCTCCGGACTCAAGGCCACCTTCGGCCGGGTACCGAAGTCCGGTTGCGTCCCGCTGGGTTACTCGCTCGATCACATCGGGCCGATGGCCGCCTCTGCGGCCGACTGCGCGCTGATGCTCAACGCTCTCGCCGGGGCCAACCAATCCGATCCCACGACGCAGGACGTACCCGTCGTCGACTATCTCGACGCACTGAGCGGTGACGTCGGCGGACTCAGGATCGGCATCGACCCACTGCTGGCGACCAACCCCGACCGCGAATCGGCGGTCGACGAGGCGCTGGCCGCTGCAGTCGCGCTCTTCCAGGCCGCGGGCGCGAGGGTCGAGGAAACCAGGTTGCCGCTGTACGCCGAGGTCGCGGCAGCGTGCCGCATCACGTCTCGCTGCGAGGCCCTGAGTTACCACCTTCCCGATCTGCAATCGCGTTGGGGCGACTATTTCAACTCGACCCGGACCGGGGTCGCTTCGGGCGCGTTCTTCACCGGCGCGGATTACGTACAGGCCCAGCGGGTACGGCGTCACGCCCGGAAGCTCGCAGCTGATGAGCTGTGGTCGAACTATGACCTGATCCTGACCCCGACCACGAGCTCGTCCGCTCCGGCGCTGGCGGATCTACTCGACGGTGGTTGGCAGTTCTCCACGACCCACACCGGTTACTGGAACGCATTGGGCAATCCGGCGCTGTCGGTGCCGATGGGCTTCGACTCCAAGGATCTGCCGCTGTCATTGCAGATTGTCGGGCGACCATTCGATGAGGCCACCGTACTTCGTGCCGGCGACACCTACCAGCGCGGCACTGCCTGGCACCTCGCCCGCCCTGCTGCCTGA
- a CDS encoding ABC transporter permease, protein MTETMVRRLPADFASAVSEQDRAEAERLRQEWLAVDDGAKPQSFWAETGRRFLENKVGVAAAGFIVLLALAAILAPWIAPYDPLRGIAADRLLAPFSEGYLLGTDEQGRDLLSRLIYGGRLTLVAAFVPTIIATLIGTAIGVTAGMLGGKVQTVLMRGMDMLYAFPAVLLAIAVSASLGPGMANALIAVTIVSVPPVARVAESATRRVVTKEFVEAAKLSGASRIKVATSQIIPNVMNDIIVYASGLVGVAMLIAASLSFLGLGSLPPAPEWGFMLNSMRNSISIAMVNVMLPGLMIFLTSVCFNLASDALREATDSRL, encoded by the coding sequence ATGACCGAGACGATGGTTCGTCGGCTTCCTGCCGACTTCGCGAGCGCAGTCTCCGAACAGGACCGGGCCGAAGCAGAGCGGTTACGTCAGGAGTGGCTGGCCGTCGACGACGGCGCCAAGCCGCAGTCGTTCTGGGCGGAGACCGGTCGCCGGTTCCTGGAGAACAAGGTGGGTGTGGCGGCGGCAGGATTCATCGTCCTGCTTGCCCTCGCTGCCATCCTCGCCCCCTGGATCGCGCCGTACGACCCCCTGCGGGGTATCGCCGCCGACCGCTTGCTCGCACCGTTCAGCGAGGGCTACCTGCTCGGCACCGATGAGCAGGGCAGGGACCTGCTGTCGCGGTTGATCTACGGCGGTCGGCTTACCCTCGTCGCTGCGTTCGTTCCGACGATTATCGCGACGCTGATCGGCACGGCGATCGGCGTCACGGCAGGAATGCTCGGTGGCAAGGTCCAGACCGTCCTGATGCGCGGAATGGACATGCTGTACGCGTTTCCAGCCGTCCTGCTCGCCATCGCCGTCAGCGCTTCACTCGGCCCAGGTATGGCGAACGCGTTGATCGCGGTCACGATCGTGTCCGTCCCGCCGGTGGCCCGAGTCGCCGAATCAGCCACGAGGCGGGTGGTCACCAAGGAGTTCGTCGAGGCGGCGAAACTGTCCGGTGCCTCGCGGATCAAGGTCGCGACGTCTCAAATCATCCCGAACGTAATGAACGACATCATTGTCTACGCGTCCGGACTGGTCGGGGTCGCGATGCTCATCGCCGCCAGTCTGTCCTTCCTTGGCCTCGGTTCCCTGCCACCGGCGCCGGAGTGGGGATTCATGTTGAACTCCATGCGCAACTCGATCTCGATCGCCATGGTGAACGTGATGTTGCCCGGTCTGATGATCTTCCTGACCTCCGTCTGCTTCAACCTCGCCAGCGATGCGCTGCGCGAGGCAACCGATAGCCGTCTCTGA
- a CDS encoding amidase → MTIANNLTIKDAAEQLRAGTLTATDLTTEIVSKAKAYNEALGAYVEITEELALEQAAAADADFKAGTDKGLLQGIPLAVKDIIAMIGAPTTANSEVLDPAWGPAQGDAPVVARLRESGAVFVGKSTTSEFAIGNPDESKRFLIPHNPWDTTRTPAGSSSGSGIAVAAGLALGALGTDTGGSVRGPATVNGHSGLKVTYGRVPKSGVVPLGYSLDSIGPMARSAYDCAILLGTMAGWEPKDPNVSKAPVEDYVGALSGDVSDIKIGLPIEYFFDHPLLDPEMRDSVLAAVQKLVGLGAVSEDFVLPYAELAKDANSMILMAEAQSYHRKNLQTKWSDYGKWTRANLVRGAIWSATDLSQANRFRRDWSKIVARAFEQYDVLITPSAGTPAQRPDEITPSQRLNSLAFTGQWNLTGLPALCIPTGFSSSGLPLSMQIIGKPFAEATVLRVADALQRVTDHHLTAPSLDGVLATEVAA, encoded by the coding sequence ATGACGATCGCGAACAACCTGACGATCAAGGACGCGGCCGAGCAGCTGCGTGCCGGTACCCTGACCGCGACCGACCTCACGACCGAAATTGTCAGCAAGGCCAAGGCATATAACGAAGCGCTTGGCGCGTATGTCGAAATCACCGAGGAACTAGCCCTCGAGCAGGCTGCCGCCGCCGACGCCGACTTCAAGGCTGGAACCGACAAGGGCCTCCTGCAAGGCATCCCGCTGGCTGTCAAAGACATTATCGCGATGATCGGCGCACCCACGACGGCGAACAGCGAAGTGCTGGACCCGGCATGGGGTCCGGCTCAGGGCGACGCGCCGGTGGTCGCTCGGTTACGAGAGTCCGGGGCCGTCTTCGTCGGAAAATCGACCACCTCGGAGTTCGCGATCGGCAACCCGGACGAGTCCAAGCGGTTCCTGATCCCGCACAACCCGTGGGACACCACCCGCACTCCCGCCGGATCGTCCTCCGGCTCCGGCATCGCGGTGGCCGCCGGCCTCGCGCTCGGTGCGCTGGGCACCGACACCGGAGGTTCGGTTCGCGGACCCGCGACGGTGAATGGCCACTCCGGGCTCAAGGTCACCTACGGCAGGGTCCCGAAGAGCGGAGTCGTGCCATTGGGCTACTCGTTGGATTCGATCGGCCCGATGGCACGAAGCGCGTACGACTGCGCGATCCTGCTCGGCACGATGGCCGGCTGGGAGCCGAAGGACCCGAACGTGTCCAAGGCACCGGTCGAGGACTACGTGGGTGCCCTGAGCGGGGACGTGTCCGATATCAAGATCGGCCTACCGATCGAATACTTCTTTGACCACCCGCTGCTCGACCCGGAGATGCGCGACAGTGTGCTCGCCGCCGTTCAGAAACTCGTCGGTTTGGGGGCCGTCTCCGAGGACTTCGTGCTGCCGTACGCCGAGCTCGCCAAGGACGCCAACAGCATGATCCTGATGGCCGAGGCGCAGAGTTACCACCGCAAGAACCTACAGACCAAGTGGTCCGACTACGGGAAGTGGACCCGCGCGAACCTGGTCCGCGGCGCGATCTGGTCGGCCACCGATCTCTCTCAGGCCAACCGGTTCCGGCGCGATTGGTCCAAGATCGTCGCTCGGGCATTCGAGCAGTACGACGTCCTGATCACCCCGTCGGCCGGTACGCCGGCGCAGCGTCCCGACGAGATCACCCCGTCACAGCGACTGAACTCGCTGGCGTTCACCGGCCAGTGGAACCTGACCGGTCTCCCGGCACTGTGCATCCCCACCGGCTTCAGCTCATCCGGGCTCCCGCTGTCGATGCAGATCATCGGCAAGCCGTTCGCCGAGGCGACCGTGCTCAGGGTCGCCGACGCGTTGCAGCGAGTGACCGATCACCACCTCACCGCGCCGTCCCTCGACGGTGTCCTTGCGACCGAGGTCGCCGCATGA
- a CDS encoding MFS transporter has product MTAAGEFAAQPASTIIRHPIPNGVRVRLVFLALTAACGLATGFTAALTAPLAIELGASEFAAGVSVASLTMVVLIGDIFGTRALPYLEPRRCIVIGMALWAVGSIATTFAPTFATMEGARLLQGVGLCLYAAAGPEIALRLSQDGGFGKSLGDFQAAQIVGAMVAPVLGGGVVAIWPGILGLRIAFLICAVIAVACAAGALLLPAMPSGVRPRISAPHLPGLTRPRSLVALGTAAIGQGMRGAVVLTVVPLLAATMMGMATFAVGLFIFATFLIEAVVARIAGSSSDRIGRRPIVIGGAIAGGLGALGLLIAYLSAQQWVFLATTVPFGIAGGIFMGVLPTTVVDLADRPEVGVAGMRLSRDIGFSLMPVVLGALLAGPGTAFGIAACMVVFAVVAISALGVGETHRRRGTSAGTQRSQ; this is encoded by the coding sequence ATGACGGCGGCCGGAGAGTTCGCAGCCCAACCGGCTTCGACGATCATCCGGCACCCGATCCCGAACGGCGTTCGCGTCCGACTGGTATTTCTCGCGTTGACCGCGGCATGCGGCCTGGCCACCGGGTTCACTGCGGCACTCACCGCGCCCCTGGCGATCGAGCTGGGGGCCAGTGAGTTCGCCGCAGGTGTTTCGGTCGCCTCGCTCACCATGGTTGTGCTGATCGGGGATATCTTTGGGACCCGCGCCCTGCCATACCTTGAGCCGCGCCGTTGCATCGTGATCGGCATGGCGCTGTGGGCGGTCGGTTCGATCGCCACCACCTTCGCGCCCACGTTCGCGACGATGGAGGGCGCTCGCCTGTTGCAGGGTGTGGGTTTATGTCTGTACGCGGCAGCGGGACCGGAGATAGCGCTGCGGTTGAGCCAGGACGGCGGATTCGGGAAGTCGCTGGGAGACTTCCAGGCGGCCCAGATCGTCGGTGCGATGGTGGCCCCGGTGCTCGGCGGGGGTGTGGTCGCCATCTGGCCGGGGATCCTTGGGCTGCGGATCGCTTTCCTGATCTGTGCGGTGATCGCCGTGGCGTGCGCGGCTGGCGCGCTATTGCTCCCGGCGATGCCCAGCGGGGTCCGACCACGGATCAGCGCGCCGCATCTTCCCGGCCTGACGCGACCTCGCTCACTGGTCGCGCTCGGCACGGCGGCGATTGGGCAGGGGATGCGCGGGGCGGTCGTCCTGACGGTCGTGCCACTGCTCGCCGCCACCATGATGGGAATGGCGACGTTCGCCGTCGGTCTGTTCATCTTCGCGACGTTCTTGATCGAGGCCGTGGTCGCCCGCATCGCCGGTTCATCGTCGGACCGGATCGGTAGGCGGCCCATCGTCATCGGCGGCGCCATCGCAGGTGGCCTCGGCGCGCTCGGACTGTTGATCGCATACCTGAGCGCACAGCAGTGGGTGTTTCTTGCGACGACGGTTCCGTTCGGGATCGCGGGCGGCATCTTCATGGGAGTACTGCCGACGACGGTCGTAGACCTGGCCGATCGGCCCGAGGTCGGGGTGGCAGGCATGCGGTTATCGCGCGATATCGGGTTCTCGCTGATGCCCGTCGTACTCGGCGCGCTATTGGCGGGACCTGGAACGGCATTCGGC
- a CDS encoding ABC transporter ATP-binding protein: MPDVATDEERSAFKEYPLLELLGVSKQFAVSHNGKKAKLSAVNDVSFTVKKGSTLGIVGESGCGKSTLARVITGLHPPTDGEMIFANRQIKSRRGKEMAKAMQMVFQDPHSALNPRSTIGESIGFPLTVQGVSKAETAKRVAQVIADVGLPAAYASHYPHQLSGGQRQRVNIARALVVQPQLVVLDEAVSALDKSIQAQVLNLLSDLQEQYGLTYVFISHDLNVVEYISDEVVVMYLGQVVEQSPAEELYRRPLHPYSQVLLSAIPNLDPTRSRREESVDEIDGEIPSPIDPPSGCRFRTRCPFAQDICAAERPERVEAEPDHFVACHIYTGKVTVPTTESLFEGAHA; the protein is encoded by the coding sequence ATGCCAGATGTCGCTACCGATGAAGAGCGCTCGGCGTTCAAGGAATATCCACTGCTGGAACTGCTCGGCGTATCCAAGCAGTTCGCGGTCAGCCATAACGGCAAGAAGGCCAAACTTTCGGCCGTCAACGACGTCTCGTTCACCGTAAAAAAGGGCTCGACCCTCGGCATAGTCGGCGAATCGGGCTGCGGCAAGTCGACGCTCGCCCGTGTGATCACCGGTCTGCACCCGCCAACGGACGGGGAAATGATCTTCGCCAACCGACAGATCAAGAGCCGCCGCGGAAAGGAGATGGCCAAGGCCATGCAGATGGTCTTCCAGGATCCGCACTCCGCGCTCAACCCGCGCTCGACGATCGGCGAATCGATCGGCTTCCCGCTGACCGTGCAGGGAGTGTCGAAGGCCGAGACCGCGAAACGGGTCGCCCAGGTGATCGCGGACGTCGGGCTACCGGCGGCGTACGCGTCGCACTATCCGCATCAGCTGTCCGGCGGACAGCGACAGCGAGTGAACATTGCCCGCGCGCTGGTGGTCCAACCGCAACTGGTGGTCCTGGACGAGGCGGTTTCCGCACTGGACAAGTCGATCCAGGCGCAGGTGCTGAACCTGCTGTCGGATCTGCAGGAGCAGTACGGACTGACCTATGTATTCATCAGTCACGATCTCAACGTGGTCGAGTACATCTCCGACGAGGTAGTCGTGATGTACCTCGGGCAGGTCGTCGAGCAGTCGCCGGCCGAGGAGCTCTACCGCAGGCCCCTGCACCCGTACAGCCAGGTGCTGCTGTCGGCCATCCCCAACCTCGACCCGACCCGATCGCGCCGGGAGGAGTCCGTCGATGAGATCGACGGCGAGATTCCGAGTCCGATCGATCCGCCGAGCGGCTGCCGGTTCCGGACGCGGTGCCCGTTCGCCCAGGACATCTGCGCAGCCGAGCGGCCCGAACGGGTCGAAGCCGAGCCGGATCACTTCGTCGCCTGCCACATCTACACCGGCAAGGTAACCGTCCCCACGACCGAATCACTTTTCGAAGGAGCCCACGCATGA